A segment of the Candidatus Izimaplasma bacterium HR1 genome:
AAAAATATAACTTACTGTAGGTGATATTTATGGATAATAGTAAAATAATAAAACAAATAAAATTCATCAATTCTCTTGATGAATTTTTCCAAGTTATCCCCATCAATGAAAACAAAAACATCTCATTTCATCATCACCTTAGAAACGGTGATTATGTTTTGAATATGGTTTTAGATTACTATATTAAAAATCAAATAACTGATATCAACCTTTTCCCAAGTGCGATATTCCCTAGTTATACTAATATTCTAGAACTACTTAAGAATAACCAAATCAACAATATAACCACAAATTATCTAAATGGTCCGACCGCTGAATATATTACTTCAAATGGACTAAACGGAACTCTAAGAATGCAAACACATGGTGGTAGAGCACGCTCAATCATTGATGGAAAAAGCAGTATTGATATTGCCTTTATCGCATGTCCTTATGTAGATGAAAATGGTAATGGTATAGGTTATAAAGGACCTAATAAATGTGGTAGTCTAGGTTATGCTATTCCAGATAGTGAACACGCTAAAATAGTAGTGTTAGTTACTGATTATATAACTGAAGACACTATTAGTAATCCTGAGATAAAAGGTTCAAATGTTGATTATATAATTAAAGTTGATTCAATTGGAGACAATAATGGTATTGTTTCAGGAACTACCAATGTTACTACCAATCCTATCGGTGTTAAAATCGCTAAGAATACTTCAAGATTACTTCATGAACTAGGAGTAATTAAGAATGGTTTTAGTTTCCAAAGTGGAGCTGGAGGAGTTAGCTTAAGAGTAACAAAGGATGTCAAAGATATCATGATAAAAGAAAAGATTAAAGCTTCATTCTTTAGTGGTGGAATAACCAAATATCATGTCGAAATGTTAGAAGAGAACTTAGTGGAAAAACTATATGATGTTCAATGTTTTGATCTAGAAGCTATCAGCTCACTATCAAGAAATAAAGAGCATCATGCAATTAGCGCTTCAAGATACGCTAATCCTGATGATCCTAAAATGGTAGTAAAAGATTTAGATGTAGTCATTCTAGGAGCAACAGAAATTGATTATGACTTCAATGTAAATGTAACTACCGATTCTCATCAAACTCTAATTGGTGGAAGTGGTGGCCACAGTGACACTGCAAGTGAAGCTAAACTGACAGTTATTGTTTCTCCATTAATAAAAGGAAGAATTCCTATTATTAGAGACAGAGTAACAACAATAACTACTCTTGGTAAAAATGTTGATTGTTTTGTAACTGAAAGAGGAATTGCTATTAATCCAAAGAGAACTGATATATTAGAAAAATTAAAAAACACAAGATTAAATATAATAGCCATTGAAGACTTGGCTAACAAGGCTTACAGCTACACAGGAATACCTAAAGAATCAACT
Coding sequences within it:
- the citF gene encoding Citrate lyase alpha chain; translation: MDNSKIIKQIKFINSLDEFFQVIPINENKNISFHHHLRNGDYVLNMVLDYYIKNQITDINLFPSAIFPSYTNILELLKNNQINNITTNYLNGPTAEYITSNGLNGTLRMQTHGGRARSIIDGKSSIDIAFIACPYVDENGNGIGYKGPNKCGSLGYAIPDSEHAKIVVLVTDYITEDTISNPEIKGSNVDYIIKVDSIGDNNGIVSGTTNVTTNPIGVKIAKNTSRLLHELGVIKNGFSFQSGAGGVSLRVTKDVKDIMIKEKIKASFFSGGITKYHVEMLEENLVEKLYDVQCFDLEAISSLSRNKEHHAISASRYANPDDPKMVVKDLDVVILGATEIDYDFNVNVTTDSHQTLIGGSGGHSDTASEAKLTVIVSPLIKGRIPIIRDRVTTITTLGKNVDCFVTERGIAINPKRTDILEKLKNTRLNIIAIEDLANKAYSYTGIPKESTNHQTKIGVVEDRTYDIIDNIYKK